DNA sequence from the Antedon mediterranea chromosome 7, ecAntMedi1.1, whole genome shotgun sequence genome:
TTCTATTTAATGAGGTGGAGCTGAGTTAAATAGAACAATGAATCTTTGAGACCTAATTTTCATTACGTTTTTGTAACTcctcatgttttttttttttataggttttCTTTATACTTCGCAAAAAACACAACCAAATCTCCTTCTTACATGTATATCATCATTCAACCATGGTCATGCTCTGGTGGATCGGAGTACGATGGGTTGCCGGTGGTAACTGTAAGTAATGTTGTGACTAAATCATTTGTTTGCCATGTCTAAAATACATTTACTATAAACTGGACATATTTCCTTAAATTTAACTTAAACTCAATCagatttttaacaatttaataatttaagaattaTGATTCTTATATATTATGACTTTTCATCCTCAGCTTATATGTGTGCCActgtaaacacatttattcatgtTGTAATGTATGGTTACTACTTGTTGTCAGCTTGTGGACCAGCTGTCAGGAAACATCTTTGGTGGAAGAAGTATTTAACAGCTTTGCAATtggtaattcattttttaaaaataaaatcagaaaCCAATTGTTTTTGGTAATGGACTTAAATCAGTCTGTAGTAAACCGCTTAAATTtgatcaattaatattattttgttgtcttttttatttaggCCCAGTTTGTTTTCATTCTACTCCATACCCTGAACACTCTACGTGTCAACTGTGATGTACGTCACCGTCCATACATGGTAACATTAATGTTCTACCTCATAAGCCATATTGTACTGTTTGCTGAATTTTTTCATAAGACGTACGTGAGCATTAAAAGTAAACCAAAAGGTGCAACACGGAATGGACATACATCATCTAATAAGCAGGCTACCAATGGCAGTTATAACTTAAGACAACGACCAGGAAAAGCATCGCAGAAAAATTAATAGTTACAATAATATACCATTGGAAATTGCATTACTGTATATCTTTACTTATTTGACCTTTATTGTTTTAGCTTATGTCAAAGaccaaaaataaatcatttgtaTGTTTTTACTGACAACCACAACTAATTTGATTATTCCTGAGTAACTTAACACAAATTGCTGCCAATAACAATTAACTAAACACATCAATTGTTATTGGCAGACTTTTATGCAGTTAATTAACCACAATGCAGTTCAAATTTCATTTAGTCAGGTGATTCTTGTGTGTTTTACCACCAGTCAGGTCATCCTTGTGTGTTTTACCACCAGTCAGGTCATCCTTGTGTGTTTTATCACCACCACACACCATAATCGGTGGTTTTGCATTGGAAACATTCCATCAATGCATGGTTAAAtcagttattttttaataaGCTTGTAAAACTGACCAGTTTGCACTGATCAATTAAGTAAAAAGTGATATTGCTTATAGAAGTATTAAGTTGCATTTCTTATAAATCAATCTCGGAAATGCATCATCAAATGACATATATCCATATTGAATGTTGCCTTATGTTTTTATACTATCTTGATTGAGtgctatttttaaattattttctttaactttaatcAGTCCATAGACCTGTTATTACAGGTTTTTACACCGTTAAATGATGTTAGGGAAACAAATTGCAAAGGATCTCAATTGTGATATGAAGTCAGTGGGCATTAGTGCACAATTGTAGATTGCAATTTATTGATTGTAACAATGTGTACAACATCCCAAAATGATTTAACCCTATCCCTAACAATGTGTACAACACCCCAAAATgatttaaccctaaccctaatgTGTACAACACCccaaaatgatttaattaaattaatgtttactTGTGCAATATCAAAACATTTGGAATTTATAAAACTGTACTTAAAAAATGGGagaaatatttgaaaatatatgtttttgtaCCTGATATCTTTTGCTGATTTAAATGCCAATTGTTTCTTGGGACCACAGCAAAGGATAAGAATAAAAGTGTTACTATGTAACTGAAATTAGTTGTTCAATGCTGTAAaacttttatatattaatagtatATATTGTATGCAATCTTTCtttaaaataagttttattAAACATAGTCAGCTGTTAATCGACTTCTATCCGGGGTTGAGTTGTTCAATTAATGTTAAGGGAtcaataaacaaatttatattcatatttctGTTGTATGCATTGCAAATTGTCAAATAGTCATGTGTTGTTGAATGAACCTTATCTAGAGAATTTGCTAATTCATCGCTATTATTGTATCAACACACAAATCGTACAACCATCATTTATTATCATGATACCTTTGTGCATTTAATTATAATGTACTTTCTGATTTGTGCCTCTATACCATAGTTGTTATTAATCTAAATAATTGTATGAATGAAATTGGACAAACTATAAGAGTAATTGTCAGgaaatatttgttatattttaacttCATGTAGATGTGAATCTTTGATATttacttaagcttggtttccactaggacgtaaTTGTAGTAATAATGGTGATCGTCGacattgcgttacgttctaatgggaaccaatcttgttttatttgtactgtaaaatatttaattgtaagCAAATCATGGCTTGcttaattttattaaacaaatgcttaatttatttcattaaacaagTACTTAAGTTATTTCTTAAGcaaataattaatttcttaagtaaatacttaatttaatttcttaagtaaatacttaatttaattttgtaagcaaatacttaattttatttctttgcAATCGTTATCACTTTagatttgtattattttatagatgagtatttgtatattttgttgcaataatttctaataataatgatagttAAGTAATGGGCTACAGTAGGATTATCTttgttgtatacaattattCCTGTTTAAATGATACAGACTTCCATCCATATCTCTCTAGAAATTTACTTAAAACCATTTTCAGAAACCAATGGAGGCTCATAATAACAATGCTTTAGGTATCAGTAGCtgtatctcaatggagatacaataaataaaataagcaaaaagctagaTAGaataatatctttttatttGCAAAATGGCTGAAATTCTCAATTTCTCAATGAACTTTCTTATTTCTGTTGACTACTTCATAGACTATGTAATTCAGAAGAACTTTTGGTGAATTGTTATTTGTGATTTTGACAGTAGTTTGTGTGTGCCCAGCTGTCCACTGTCTTATCCATggtaaatatatgttttacaaAAGTATCAAGAGATACAAATTGAAGTTATTGCTTGCTTTCAGTTTTTACTTCTTTATACACTTGTCCTACTGCTTTCAACtgtattttacttttaaatgtgAGTGGATAAATTTGTCGTGAATCACAAATTAAGTCTGTCTTTGCTTTCTGTTTCGTTTGTATACAAACTAAAATGTGGTATCTTCCTGAAGAAAGCGCTTGAcgatatctaaaaaataaactgAGACATAGATGATGATGTCTGAAATGACTTTATATGATCATATGATATGGTCATCAAAATTGTTCAGGCAGATATAAAGTTTAAAACAAACAGTTGATGTTATCCTCCTATTACAATATAATTACTACTTTGGAATTAAAACCACATTTAACTATGGCATAATTTATTAAATCCTCACAGCaacaaatattttgtgtttagcTAGCTGCGCGCGACCTGTAATTTTAAAGCGCTAAAAAATCTCCCCTACGCAATATGATTGCGCAGGTATTTTGCATATATTATGTACATTagtatgattggtcaaatttcaAGGTCTTTGTTTTCAGCCAATAAAATGAATTCTAGCGATGACGTCCAAAaagttttttgtcaaattttcAATTCTCATATACCGCGGCGCCGGCCACACGCAAAAGCCACACCACAAAACCACAATCTTTCTGTAACAACATTTTATGCCCAATTAATCAGTTAGGCCAAGGCTATTTTGTGGTGTAAATTTGATAATGTATTTTTCGAAATATGGAGTACTACAGTTGGGTGAGTACaatctaattaataaataattaaatgtaaatattaggCCTTTGTTGGTAGGAGGCTCATCCTTTTTTGCCTTGTCTTCCTTGTTAGACTTGGTTCGGATGATCAGCTGGCTGAACTTGCAGTttcagcctagcctaggcctagctaggtcatCAGTACCCACTCGGCCTACCAGCAGTTgcaatgttaaataatttaaaagataCTGTCCTACCTTCCTggacctag
Encoded proteins:
- the LOC140054907 gene encoding very long chain fatty acid elongase 4-like; its protein translation is MTGLVEQAVEYWKWAESVADVRTKDLFLIPSPIPSYSIAILYLLGVWYGPKIMENYKAFKLNRVMVTYNAALILLNAFVFKEFLITTVFNPNFDVFCQKVDYSNDPQAVRLANATWWFFFSKIIELTDTVFFILRKKHNQISFLHVYHHSTMVMLWWIGVRWVAGGNSYMCATVNTFIHVVMYGYYLLSACGPAVRKHLWWKKYLTALQLAQFVFILLHTLNTLRVNCDVRHRPYMVTLMFYLISHIVLFAEFFHKTYVSIKSKPKGATRNGHTSSNKQATNGSYNLRQRPGKASQKN